A genomic region of Halomonas aestuarii contains the following coding sequences:
- a CDS encoding LysR family transcriptional regulator: MDRIDAMRAFITVVNEGGFTRAAERLEMSPQLVSKYVSQLEKYLGVRLLNRTTRRIHLTEAGTRYHQRAQQVLADIEDMEHQLGDLQTQARGLLRISAPVSFATRHLAPLLSDFQRAHPAVGIDLQLNDRKVDIVEEGFDVALRIGHLKNSSLIAKRVAPVRLVMCASPDYLERHGTPQHPEDLRAHRYLHYSYMEQDASESLFRWLPDREPHHSGELISNNGDVLVEAAIAGAGIALQPTFISGDAIKEGNLRIILPEHEPRPISLYAVYAHRQLLASKVRCFVDFLEGYFGDPPFWDRFD, translated from the coding sequence ATGGACCGTATCGATGCCATGCGGGCCTTCATCACGGTCGTAAATGAAGGCGGCTTCACCCGCGCCGCCGAGCGCCTGGAGATGTCCCCACAACTCGTCAGCAAGTACGTCTCCCAGCTCGAGAAGTACCTGGGGGTGCGCCTGCTCAACCGCACCACGCGCAGGATCCACCTGACCGAAGCGGGCACCCGCTATCACCAGCGCGCCCAGCAGGTCCTTGCGGATATCGAGGACATGGAGCACCAGCTCGGCGACCTGCAGACACAGGCCCGGGGCCTGTTGCGGATCAGTGCCCCGGTGTCCTTCGCCACCCGCCATCTGGCACCGTTGCTGAGCGACTTTCAGCGTGCTCACCCCGCCGTCGGTATCGACCTGCAGTTGAACGACCGCAAGGTCGATATCGTCGAGGAGGGCTTCGATGTGGCGCTCCGGATTGGCCACCTGAAGAATTCATCACTGATCGCCAAGCGGGTCGCGCCGGTTCGCCTGGTGATGTGCGCTTCTCCTGACTACCTGGAACGGCATGGCACCCCCCAGCATCCGGAGGACCTCAGGGCGCATCGTTACCTGCACTACAGCTACATGGAGCAGGACGCCAGCGAGTCGCTCTTCAGATGGTTGCCTGACCGGGAGCCACACCATAGCGGCGAACTGATCAGCAACAATGGCGATGTGCTGGTCGAAGCGGCCATTGCCGGTGCTGGCATCGCCTTGCAGCCCACCTTCATCTCGGGCGACGCCATCAAGGAAGGAAATCTACGGATCATCCTGCCGGAGCACGAACCCAGGCCGATATCCCTCTACGCGGTGTATGCCCATCGCCAGTTGCTCGCGAGCAAGGTGCGGTGCTTCGTCGACTTCCTGGAGGGCTATTTCGGCGATCCGCCTTTCTGGGACAGGTTCGACTGA
- a CDS encoding DoxX family protein gives MNTKLTQTLLHSRAGMAALLLRVPVGLILAAHGAQKLFGWFGGYGLEGTGQWLASIGLAPGALMALLAGGAEFFGGLALVLGLLTRPAALVSAFTMLVAIFAVHIGNGLFMSNNGYEYALTLFAATSALTLQGAGRFSLDTLLLARLAGGRTAQGAVTGNTPA, from the coding sequence ATGAATACCAAGCTCACACAGACCCTGCTCCATTCTCGCGCCGGAATGGCCGCACTGCTCCTGCGGGTGCCGGTGGGGCTGATACTGGCCGCACATGGCGCGCAGAAGCTGTTCGGCTGGTTCGGTGGCTACGGCCTGGAAGGCACCGGGCAGTGGCTGGCGAGCATCGGCCTGGCGCCGGGCGCCCTGATGGCGCTGCTGGCCGGTGGCGCCGAGTTCTTCGGCGGGCTGGCGCTGGTGCTGGGCCTGCTGACCCGCCCGGCGGCACTGGTGTCGGCCTTCACCATGCTGGTGGCCATTTTCGCGGTGCATATCGGCAACGGCCTGTTCATGTCCAACAACGGTTACGAGTACGCCTTGACCCTGTTTGCCGCCACGTCGGCCCTGACGCTTCAGGGCGCCGGCCGCTTTTCGCTGGATACCCTGTTGCTGGCGCGCCTAGCGGGTGGCCGGACCGCACAGGGCGCTGTCACCGGAAACACGCCAGCCTGA
- a CDS encoding DODA-type extradiol aromatic ring-opening family dioxygenase, giving the protein MTTPTDILFISHGGGPMPLLGDPGHREMVERLQEIAGQLHRPSAILVISAHWEESVPTITSGANPPLIYDYHGFPPEAYEIAYPCPGEPALARQVHQALEKVGISARLDDRRGFDHGLFVPLKLMYPEANIPCVQLSLVSSLDAATHLAIGKALQALDVDDLMVIGSGFSFHNMQAFFAPNTPNSQARNQEFEDWLEETCSSTEIEEAERAERLIHWERAPHARFCHPREEHLLPLHVCYGLAGQPSETHIATKVLGKTSGMFHWRVAP; this is encoded by the coding sequence ATGACCACCCCCACCGATATACTCTTCATCTCCCATGGCGGCGGCCCGATGCCGCTGCTGGGGGATCCAGGCCACCGTGAGATGGTGGAGCGGCTCCAGGAGATCGCGGGCCAGCTCCACAGGCCGTCTGCCATCCTGGTCATCAGCGCCCACTGGGAAGAGTCGGTCCCGACCATCACCTCAGGCGCCAACCCGCCGCTGATCTATGACTACCACGGCTTTCCGCCTGAAGCCTACGAGATCGCGTATCCCTGTCCAGGTGAGCCGGCCCTGGCGCGGCAGGTCCACCAGGCGCTGGAGAAGGTCGGGATATCAGCACGGCTCGATGACCGGCGGGGCTTCGACCACGGGCTGTTCGTCCCGCTCAAACTGATGTACCCGGAGGCGAACATTCCCTGCGTGCAGCTGTCACTGGTCAGCAGTCTGGATGCCGCGACCCACCTGGCCATCGGCAAGGCGCTGCAGGCGCTAGACGTCGACGACCTGATGGTGATCGGGTCCGGATTCTCCTTCCATAACATGCAGGCGTTCTTTGCCCCCAACACCCCGAACAGCCAGGCCCGCAACCAGGAGTTCGAGGACTGGCTCGAGGAGACCTGCTCCTCGACGGAGATCGAGGAGGCTGAACGCGCCGAACGCCTTATCCACTGGGAGCGCGCCCCGCACGCCCGTTTCTGCCATCCTCGAGAGGAGCATCTACTCCCGCTGCATGTCTGCTACGGCCTGGCGGGCCAGCCCAGCGAGACGCATATCGCCACCAAGGTTCTCGGGAAGACGTCGGGGATGTTTCATTGGCGTGTGGCCCCATGA
- a CDS encoding 3-keto-5-aminohexanoate cleavage protein, whose translation MTTPCIICVAITGSVGRKENNPAIPVTIEEQIESTQAAFEAGATIAHCHVRNDDQTPTSDPDKFAKLMEGLRAHCPGMIIQLSTGGRSGAGEARGGMLPLKPDMASLSVGSNNFPNRVYENPPQLVEWLADEMLKYDIKPEIEAFDLSHIHQAVSLSKQGKLKAPLYVQFVMGVKNAMPVDKPTFDFYIETLNRIAPDAQWCGAGIGPNQIVLNEWSIAAGGHTRTGLEDNVRLGRDTLAPSNAALVERTVALCEQYERPVATWQQAREILSLPV comes from the coding sequence ATGACCACTCCCTGCATCATCTGTGTCGCCATCACCGGCAGCGTGGGGCGCAAGGAAAACAACCCTGCCATCCCCGTCACCATCGAGGAGCAGATCGAGAGCACCCAGGCGGCCTTCGAGGCCGGCGCCACCATCGCCCACTGCCATGTGCGCAACGATGACCAGACGCCCACCTCCGATCCCGACAAGTTCGCCAAGCTGATGGAAGGCCTGAGGGCCCACTGCCCGGGCATGATCATCCAGCTCTCCACCGGTGGTCGCTCCGGGGCGGGAGAAGCGCGCGGCGGCATGCTGCCGCTCAAGCCCGACATGGCGAGCCTTTCGGTGGGCTCCAACAACTTCCCCAATCGGGTCTACGAGAACCCGCCCCAGCTGGTGGAGTGGCTCGCCGACGAGATGCTCAAGTACGACATCAAGCCCGAGATCGAGGCCTTCGACCTGTCGCACATCCACCAGGCGGTCAGTCTTTCCAAGCAGGGCAAGCTTAAGGCACCGCTCTACGTGCAGTTCGTGATGGGCGTCAAGAACGCCATGCCGGTGGACAAGCCGACCTTCGACTTCTACATCGAGACCCTGAACCGGATCGCGCCTGACGCCCAGTGGTGCGGCGCCGGTATCGGGCCCAACCAGATCGTGCTCAACGAGTGGTCCATTGCCGCGGGCGGCCACACCCGCACGGGGCTCGAGGACAACGTGCGCCTCGGCCGCGATACCCTGGCCCCCTCCAATGCGGCCCTGGTCGAGCGCACTGTGGCGCTGTGCGAGCAATACGAGCGGCCGGTGGCCACCTGGCAACAGGCCCGGGAGATCCTCAGTTTGCCCGTATGA
- a CDS encoding DcaP family trimeric outer membrane transporter yields the protein MTIQKSVKHATIFTAGALALAVASASHAVDFEVGDTKASVYGYAKLDIIYDVDADLGNSIGHKNIALDGEPSQDGHFNMHAYQSRIGFQTTTPVSGSDLVTRIEGDFYGSGGGSFRLRHAYGSWNGILAGQTWNNFYGFVAGSPSIDFTGPPGVADQARQAQLRYTTGNFSVAIEDPDTRGGSEDTVDATQVSEDVAKSSMPDLTARYTDTSGPFKYSASAVLRRLEFDAEGDATATVDDDSTFGWGMALEAAMDVSEALTLRAGVTHGDGIGGYMNVSPQTSPAYLAADGELETLESTGGTIGASLKAGPGAINASYNVATVDLDDADYYDDDADDTYETVYLNYIWSPAERISYGIETSWASRETKGGDEGDAVRIQGMVMYSF from the coding sequence GTGACAATTCAAAAAAGCGTAAAGCATGCCACCATTTTTACCGCCGGCGCCCTGGCTCTCGCCGTGGCCAGCGCTTCACACGCCGTCGATTTCGAGGTGGGTGACACCAAGGCCAGCGTCTATGGCTATGCCAAACTGGATATCATCTACGACGTGGATGCTGACCTGGGCAACTCCATCGGCCATAAGAATATTGCCCTGGATGGCGAGCCCAGCCAGGACGGCCATTTCAACATGCATGCTTACCAGAGCCGTATCGGCTTCCAGACCACCACGCCGGTCTCTGGCAGCGACCTGGTGACCCGGATCGAGGGTGATTTCTACGGCAGCGGCGGCGGCTCCTTCCGCCTGCGCCACGCCTACGGCTCCTGGAACGGCATACTGGCTGGCCAGACCTGGAACAACTTCTACGGCTTCGTCGCCGGCAGCCCGAGCATCGACTTCACAGGTCCTCCCGGCGTCGCCGACCAGGCCCGCCAAGCCCAGTTGCGCTATACCACCGGCAACTTCTCAGTGGCCATCGAGGATCCGGACACCCGTGGCGGCTCCGAAGATACCGTCGATGCCACTCAGGTCAGCGAGGATGTCGCCAAGAGCAGCATGCCGGACCTGACCGCGCGCTATACCGACACCTCCGGCCCCTTCAAGTACTCCGCGTCCGCCGTGCTGCGCAGGCTCGAGTTCGATGCCGAAGGCGACGCCACCGCTACAGTGGATGACGACTCCACCTTCGGCTGGGGCATGGCCCTGGAAGCCGCCATGGACGTCTCCGAGGCGCTGACCCTGCGCGCCGGCGTCACCCACGGCGACGGCATCGGCGGTTACATGAACGTCAGCCCGCAGACCTCTCCGGCCTACCTGGCCGCCGATGGTGAACTCGAGACCCTCGAGAGCACCGGCGGTACCATCGGTGCCAGCCTCAAGGCCGGCCCGGGCGCCATCAACGCCTCCTACAACGTGGCAACCGTCGACTTGGACGATGCCGACTACTATGACGATGACGCCGACGACACCTACGAGACCGTCTACCTGAACTATATCTGGTCGCCGGCCGAGCGCATCAGCTACGGCATCGAGACCAGCTGGGCCAGCCGTGAGACCAAGGGTGGCGACGAGGGTGACGCCGTCCGCATCCAGGGCATGGTGATGTACAGCTTCTAA
- a CDS encoding nuclear transport factor 2 family protein: MNRTVSVGQAPDYDQIVRVVQLYVDGFQGGSEKLREAFHEDAWIFAIDAQGALGKGLVSDRFERWATSHRPVKGRFIAVTQAGDIASVLLGFDNTEDLSDSWVDVIALMKSEGVWKITNKTAAHSSRAAWAKP; encoded by the coding sequence TTGAATCGCACAGTTTCTGTTGGTCAAGCCCCTGATTACGATCAGATCGTTCGGGTTGTTCAGCTGTATGTGGATGGCTTTCAAGGAGGGAGTGAAAAGCTCAGGGAAGCCTTCCATGAGGACGCCTGGATTTTTGCCATCGATGCCCAAGGGGCGTTGGGTAAGGGCCTTGTCAGCGACCGCTTCGAGCGATGGGCAACCAGCCACCGGCCGGTCAAGGGGCGCTTCATTGCGGTGACCCAGGCCGGAGATATCGCCAGTGTCCTGCTGGGGTTCGATAACACTGAGGACCTGTCGGATTCCTGGGTGGACGTGATCGCCCTGATGAAGAGCGAAGGGGTCTGGAAAATCACCAATAAGACCGCGGCTCATAGCAGTAGGGCTGCGTGGGCGAAACCGTAG
- a CDS encoding carboxymuconolactone decarboxylase family protein: MITRLAWGELWSNDDLTRRERSMITTGILAALGREELTLHLKTAKRIGLTEAELRQVLMHVAIYGGVPAANHAFALAKELGWGRKTD, encoded by the coding sequence ATGATCACCCGCCTGGCCTGGGGCGAGCTGTGGAGCAATGACGACCTGACACGTCGCGAGCGCAGCATGATCACGACCGGCATCCTGGCCGCGCTGGGCCGTGAGGAGCTGACCCTGCACCTCAAGACCGCCAAGCGTATCGGGCTGACTGAGGCGGAGCTGCGTCAGGTGCTGATGCATGTCGCCATCTATGGCGGCGTGCCGGCGGCCAACCATGCCTTCGCGCTGGCCAAGGAGCTGGGGTGGGGCAGGAAGACAGACTGA
- a CDS encoding alpha/beta fold hydrolase — MAFLTIHGRSVAYRLLGAEDNPLVMLAHPLGMSQAVWDDVLPMLLPRYRVLTWDLPGHGASQAWGEGPITPADLAGEALALADHAGAERFHFAGTSVGGVVGQQLLAEHGERLLSATLTNTGAVIGNAELWNTRARRVRQEGLAAMSEEIVPRWFAPACFQAEPALKAGWCTQMGRGDDDAYALLCEMLGRDTFTGKLSGKGVRVQLFGGSEDMATPPATLEALAAECDGAPLEIFEGVGHVPSVEVPSLFAEKLLAVMAVDLG, encoded by the coding sequence ATGGCATTTCTGACCATCCATGGCCGCAGCGTGGCCTATCGCCTGCTCGGCGCCGAGGACAATCCCCTGGTGATGCTGGCCCATCCGCTGGGCATGAGCCAGGCGGTGTGGGACGACGTCCTGCCCATGCTGCTGCCGCGTTACCGCGTGCTGACCTGGGACCTTCCCGGCCACGGCGCCAGCCAGGCCTGGGGCGAGGGGCCGATCACCCCGGCCGACCTGGCGGGCGAGGCCCTAGCGCTGGCCGACCATGCCGGTGCCGAGCGCTTCCACTTCGCCGGGACCTCCGTCGGCGGCGTGGTGGGCCAGCAGTTGTTGGCCGAGCACGGCGAGCGATTGCTCTCAGCCACCCTGACCAACACCGGAGCGGTGATCGGCAACGCCGAGCTGTGGAACACCCGCGCCAGGCGCGTGCGCCAGGAAGGCCTGGCGGCGATGTCCGAGGAGATCGTGCCCCGCTGGTTCGCCCCGGCCTGCTTCCAGGCCGAGCCGGCCCTCAAGGCCGGCTGGTGCACCCAGATGGGCCGTGGCGACGATGACGCCTACGCGCTGCTGTGCGAGATGCTGGGTCGCGATACCTTCACGGGGAAGCTCTCGGGGAAGGGTGTCAGGGTCCAGCTGTTCGGTGGCAGCGAGGACATGGCGACCCCGCCGGCGACGCTGGAGGCCCTGGCGGCCGAGTGTGACGGCGCGCCGCTGGAGATCTTCGAGGGCGTCGGCCACGTGCCCTCCGTGGAGGTGCCGAGCCTGTTCGCCGAGAAACTGCTGGCGGTGATGGCAGTTGACTTGGGATAG
- the pcaF gene encoding 3-oxoadipyl-CoA thiolase has product MSDVFLCHPRRSAVGRFGGTLSSVRPDDLAASIYKAVLAEAPGLDPAAIDDVFIGCANQAGEDNRSVARMSALLAGLPTSVPGTTLNRLCGSGMDAVGTAFRAIKAGEMELALAGGVESMSRAPFVMGKADSAFSRSQKIEDTTIGWRFINPLMKQAYGVDSMPETAENVAEQFAIAREDQDAFALRSQQKAAAAQNAGRFAEEITAIEIPRRKQDPLIFDQDEHLRGTSLEKLASLPTPFREGGSVTAGNASGVNDGAAAMLVASAAAVQKHGLTPMARILGMATAGVEPRIMGVGPVPAVNKLLERTGVSLDEIDVIELNEAFAAQALACLRDLGIADDDPRVNPNGGAIALGHPLGMSGARLLLTAAHELQKSGKRYALCTMCVGVGQGIATLIERA; this is encoded by the coding sequence ATGAGCGACGTATTCCTCTGTCATCCGCGGCGCAGTGCCGTGGGCCGCTTCGGCGGCACCCTCTCCAGCGTGCGCCCCGACGACCTGGCGGCCAGCATCTACAAGGCGGTGCTGGCAGAGGCCCCGGGGCTCGATCCGGCGGCCATCGACGATGTCTTCATAGGCTGCGCCAACCAGGCCGGCGAGGACAACCGTAGCGTGGCGCGCATGTCGGCGCTGCTTGCCGGGCTTCCCACCTCGGTACCAGGCACCACCCTGAACCGCCTGTGCGGCTCCGGGATGGATGCTGTGGGCACAGCCTTCCGTGCCATCAAGGCCGGCGAGATGGAGCTGGCCCTGGCCGGCGGCGTGGAGTCCATGTCCCGCGCGCCCTTCGTGATGGGCAAGGCCGACAGCGCCTTCTCCCGCAGCCAGAAGATCGAGGACACCACCATCGGCTGGCGATTCATCAACCCGCTGATGAAGCAGGCCTATGGTGTGGACTCCATGCCCGAGACCGCCGAGAACGTGGCCGAGCAGTTCGCCATCGCCCGCGAGGACCAGGATGCCTTCGCCCTGCGCTCCCAGCAGAAGGCCGCGGCCGCACAAAATGCAGGGCGGTTCGCCGAGGAGATCACCGCCATCGAGATCCCTCGCCGCAAGCAGGACCCGCTGATCTTCGACCAGGACGAGCACCTGCGCGGGACCAGCCTGGAGAAGCTCGCGAGCCTGCCCACTCCCTTCCGCGAGGGTGGCAGCGTCACCGCCGGCAACGCCTCCGGGGTCAACGACGGCGCCGCGGCCATGCTGGTCGCTAGCGCCGCCGCCGTGCAGAAGCACGGCCTCACGCCCATGGCGAGGATCCTTGGCATGGCCACCGCCGGCGTCGAGCCGCGCATCATGGGGGTTGGCCCGGTGCCCGCGGTGAACAAGCTGCTCGAGCGCACCGGTGTGTCGCTCGACGAGATCGACGTTATCGAGCTCAACGAGGCCTTCGCCGCCCAGGCGCTCGCTTGCCTGCGTGACTTGGGCATCGCCGACGACGACCCACGGGTCAATCCCAACGGCGGTGCCATCGCGCTCGGTCATCCGCTGGGCATGTCCGGCGCGCGTCTGTTGCTGACCGCCGCCCATGAGCTGCAGAAGAGCGGCAAGCGCTATGCCCTGTGCACCATGTGCGTGGGCGTGGGGCAAGGCATCGCCACCCTGATCGAGCGGGCCTAG
- a CDS encoding CoA-transferase subunit beta, producing the protein MSIEYTSSEMMTVTAARALENGMTCFVGIGLPSEAANLARLTHAPDVVLIYESGTLQTKPEVLPLSIGDGELCESALTTVAVPEMFRYWLQGGKISVGFLGTAQIDRYANLNTTLIGDYHDPKVRLPGGGGAPEIATNAGEVFITLKHSKRALVKDVDFVTTLGFGRDGKGRDGVPNIGKGPTRVITDLCVMKPDPETKELTVVSLHPGVSREDVVEATGWEIRFAGELESTPEPSERELEVLRELKARTERQHAGD; encoded by the coding sequence ATGAGCATCGAGTACACGTCTTCGGAGATGATGACCGTCACCGCCGCCCGGGCACTCGAAAACGGCATGACCTGCTTCGTCGGCATCGGCCTGCCCTCCGAGGCGGCCAACCTGGCGCGCCTGACCCATGCCCCCGACGTGGTGCTGATCTACGAGTCCGGCACCCTGCAGACCAAGCCGGAAGTGCTGCCGCTCTCCATCGGCGACGGCGAGCTCTGCGAGTCGGCCCTGACCACGGTCGCGGTGCCGGAGATGTTCCGCTACTGGCTGCAGGGTGGCAAGATCAGCGTGGGCTTCCTGGGCACCGCGCAGATCGACCGCTACGCCAACCTCAACACCACCCTGATCGGCGACTACCATGATCCCAAGGTTCGCCTGCCGGGCGGTGGCGGGGCGCCGGAGATCGCCACCAACGCGGGCGAGGTCTTCATCACCCTGAAGCACTCCAAGCGGGCCCTCGTGAAGGACGTGGACTTTGTCACCACCCTGGGCTTCGGTCGAGACGGCAAGGGCCGCGACGGTGTGCCGAACATCGGCAAGGGGCCTACTCGCGTCATCACGGACCTCTGCGTGATGAAGCCGGATCCCGAGACCAAGGAGCTCACGGTGGTCTCGCTGCATCCGGGCGTCAGCCGCGAGGACGTGGTCGAGGCCACCGGCTGGGAGATCCGTTTCGCCGGCGAGCTCGAGAGCACCCCAGAGCCCTCCGAGCGCGAGCTCGAAGTCCTGCGCGAGCTGAAGGCACGCACCGAACGCCAGCACGCCGGCGACTAA
- a CDS encoding CoA transferase subunit A: protein MAEFLSLHDAVARYVEDGATVAMEGFTHLIPFAAGHEVIRQKKRDLTLVRMTPDLIYDQLIGAGCARKVIFSWGGNPGVGSLHRLRDAVEKGWPRKIEILEHSHAAMACAFEAGAAGLPLAVLRGYVGSELPNVNDQIKFIECPFTGERLAAVPAVRPDVSIVHAQKADRAGNVLVEGIVGVQKEAVLAARQSIVTVEEIVEDLTVESDYHPNTCIIPGWAIDAIAVAEKGALPSYAHGYYPRDNRFYKEWDAIARDRDAFTRWLDENVYKAGGEA from the coding sequence ATGGCCGAGTTTCTCAGCCTGCATGACGCGGTCGCGCGCTACGTCGAGGACGGCGCCACCGTGGCCATGGAAGGCTTTACCCACCTGATTCCCTTCGCCGCGGGTCACGAGGTGATCCGCCAGAAGAAGCGCGATCTGACCCTGGTTCGCATGACCCCCGACCTGATCTACGATCAACTGATCGGCGCGGGCTGCGCGAGGAAGGTGATCTTCTCCTGGGGTGGCAACCCGGGCGTGGGCTCCCTGCATCGCCTGCGCGACGCCGTGGAGAAGGGCTGGCCGCGCAAGATCGAGATCCTGGAGCACAGCCACGCCGCCATGGCCTGCGCCTTCGAGGCCGGGGCCGCCGGGCTGCCGCTGGCCGTGCTGCGCGGCTACGTGGGCAGTGAGCTTCCCAATGTCAACGATCAGATCAAGTTCATCGAGTGCCCCTTCACCGGCGAGCGCCTGGCGGCGGTGCCGGCGGTGCGTCCGGATGTCTCCATCGTCCATGCCCAGAAGGCCGACCGGGCCGGCAACGTGCTGGTGGAGGGCATCGTCGGCGTACAGAAGGAGGCTGTGCTGGCGGCGAGACAGAGCATCGTCACCGTCGAGGAAATCGTCGAGGACCTGACCGTCGAGTCAGACTACCATCCCAATACCTGCATCATCCCGGGCTGGGCCATCGATGCCATCGCCGTGGCCGAGAAGGGCGCGCTTCCCTCCTATGCCCACGGCTACTACCCGCGCGACAACCGCTTCTACAAGGAGTGGGATGCTATCGCCCGCGACCGCGACGCCTTCACCCGGTGGCTCGACGAGAACGTCTACAAAGCAGGAGGAGAGGCCTGA
- a CDS encoding IclR family transcriptional regulator domain-containing protein gives METSLQDEALSPDDRDFVTALASGLEVILAFDEAHTRMTLSEVAARTGMNRARARRFLLTLHALGYVRKQQRHFELAPKVLNLGYAFLSANNYRSVVQQILEDITTECGESSSLGMLDGDDVTYVARSSSRHRLMAITLSVGTRLPAAHTSMGRVLLAQLPEAELDAFLARVVLEPHTNKTITDKAELKRCILEVRQQGYAIADQELDSGLRSVAVPAFDANGRLLGAINISTNAARIDYDTLVRQYLPLLQEKARQIRASVS, from the coding sequence ATGGAAACGTCCCTGCAGGACGAGGCCCTGAGCCCCGACGATCGTGACTTCGTGACCGCACTGGCCAGCGGCCTCGAGGTCATCCTGGCCTTCGACGAGGCCCACACGCGCATGACACTCAGCGAGGTGGCTGCGCGCACTGGCATGAACCGTGCCCGGGCGCGACGCTTCCTGCTGACCCTGCATGCCCTGGGCTATGTCCGCAAGCAGCAGCGCCACTTCGAGCTGGCCCCCAAGGTGCTGAACCTCGGCTATGCGTTCCTCTCGGCCAACAACTATCGCAGCGTGGTCCAGCAGATCCTCGAGGACATCACCACCGAATGTGGCGAGTCCTCATCGCTGGGCATGCTGGACGGCGACGACGTCACCTATGTGGCGCGCTCCTCCTCACGCCACCGGCTGATGGCCATCACCCTCTCCGTGGGGACGCGCCTGCCCGCGGCCCATACCTCCATGGGGCGGGTATTGCTGGCCCAGCTGCCGGAGGCCGAGCTCGACGCTTTCCTGGCGCGGGTGGTCCTCGAGCCACATACCAACAAGACCATCACCGACAAGGCCGAGCTCAAGCGCTGCATCCTCGAGGTGCGCCAGCAGGGCTACGCCATCGCCGACCAGGAGCTCGACTCCGGGTTGCGCTCGGTGGCCGTGCCGGCCTTCGATGCCAACGGCCGGCTGCTGGGCGCTATCAACATCAGTACCAATGCTGCTCGTATCGATTACGACACCCTGGTCCGCCAGTACCTGCCACTGCTGCAGGAAAAGGCTCGCCAGATTCGCGCCAGCGTCAGCTGA